One genomic region from Epinephelus fuscoguttatus linkage group LG6, E.fuscoguttatus.final_Chr_v1 encodes:
- the camsap1b gene encoding calmodulin-regulated spectrin-associated protein 1-B isoform X3, producing the protein MDVDLCAGGDSTRRKVDLAGAAEGTMEVVPLEMYDSARAKIAANLRWLFAKAYGIDHIPEDLRDPFYTDQYEQEHIKPPVIRLLLSCELYCRVCALILKTEQAASLQSHLSVIQALSRKGIYVVESDDTPVTDEDLACVPIKMSAHMPMIDALMMAYTVEMISIEKVVASVKRFSTFSASKELPFDLEDAMVFWINKVNTKMREITEREHKVKHHPLESPSHQKVRYRREHASGRQLPFFPLLEDLMRDVCDGAALLTVVNYYCPDLMKLEDICLKEVPSIADSLYNIQLLKEFANEYLNKSFYLTTEDMLYSPLVLKHNVMVFIAELFWWFETVKPEFVQPRGLQEFKDARAIAQPKSARPSVPISNATKRSFLASPGVADNQSSPEVCNRYFLHPEDSDPLKGGPTFSPSHPLLPLRQRQQKQQGDDGAGIRNRSNSLTQVDGQPRGSVVAWPDKRQRPLSTLSPYMFHSATDSDADIASGDSVSLARSISKDSLASNVTNVTPKHQTAVHQPSQAAMRRVNGHSLLGNVNIEDEEETLAAVARTDGSVIPKRVDGTQATATVAPKPSTESKPAPDSFYLEPLMPAVIKTAKEKSVCLNKEEESGEGPHSSGRGSLRRGDGSTSAVRRKAPCGLNQTFTPPGEGADMSAEPPQAQAGLRPVVTSSVDPSSREPAGGFYLHSDSEEPKSGPGQDAELEDLDEEEEDLDEAVTTKDPSWPRKAFNEDDEEEESAKLQEDMNVKEHEDKDMNGGSGRSSPCLSGHSQASSMASGSVRMTSFAERKAQQQRFGSNHDLRSSASSSQRTTPDGSESSGPLASSWRLKRDQSPSSPLGGCARAGDGSGGSNVLASEIVQLRMQLEEKRRAIEHQKKKMEVLSARQRQKLGKAAFLNIVKKGGGKSDTLPNPLKADISKDELGGEKAPSSKDDMCVDALRGDKVVEGTTPPGALEADKKGNNGSFYLDEELDLNECSRSIDLLNEAIGSIQQQMMQLSLQQEMLMKQNVQSPPGAAPPPGVTSDKNGDSKGGGSFHFVEHVSGSSTAPTRKPPKLSSGRSSRSKPSELKIAKEQSRQASRTLTPTHSGSETLPHSRQSAGGRSPRTDQPDSPRNPTAAETIDRPGAGHARSASYRLHDEANIRLPTRVDLKAVAAQEVSFDECLSSTQKESELNSSDGSGKENIPSDEVQRNKSHLIEVDLSDLKAPEEEQSAENTTTEGGDGEQKSVMGFFFKDEQKAEDELAKKRAAFLLKQQKKAEEARLRKQQLEAESELKRDEARRKAEEDRLRKEEEKTRRELIKQEYLRRKQQEMFEEQGLVKPKTPKSKQKHRPKSVFREESSSDNFSKCSSTPDNLSNAQSGSSLSLASAATNEADSVNSGGAGSQRCDSVESFPGSRNNSRTAERDWDNGSTASSITSMAEYTGPKLFKEPSAKSNKPIIHNAISHCCLAGKVNEPQKNQILEELEKCESNHLMILFRDGGCQFRALYSYFPDTEEIQKLTGTGPKSISKKMIDKLYKYSSDRKQFTVIPAKTVSVSVDALTIHNHLWQAKRGAVPKKSGK; encoded by the exons aTGGATGTTGATTTGTGTGCTGGCGGGGACAGTACCAGAAGAAAAGTGGATTTGGCTGGGGCTGCAGAAGGCACAATGGAAGTCGTACCACTGGAGATGTACGACTCGGCCAGAGCAAAGATAGCTGCCAACCTGCGGTGGCTGTTTGCCAAAGCCTATGGCATCG ACCATATTCCAGAGGACCTAAGGGACCCATTTTACACAGACCAGTACGAGCAGGAGCACATCAAGCCGCCTGTCATCCGCCTGCTGCTGTCCTGCGAGCTCTACTGCCGTGTCTGCGCCCTCATCCTCAAGACGGAGCAGGCGGCGTCTCTTCAGTCGCACCTCTCTGTCATCCAGGCTTTGTCCAGGAAGGGCATATATGTCGTGGAAAGTGACGATACACCCGTCACAGATGAGGACCTGGCCTGCGTGCCCATCAAAATG AGTGCTCACATGCCCATGATCGATGCCCTGATGATGGCTTACACAGTGGAGATGATCAGCATCGAGAAAGTGGTAGCTTCTGTCAAGCGCTTTTCTACCTTCAGTGCCTCCAAGGAGCTGCCCTTCGACCTGGAGGATGCCATGGTCTTCTGGATAAACAAG GTGAACACGAAGATGAGGGAAATTACAGAAAGGGAGCACAAAGTCAAGCACCACCCCCTGGAGTCCCCCAGCCACCAAAAG GTACGGTATCGTCGGGAGCACGCCTCAGGCCGACAGCTGCCCTTTTTCCCTCTGTTGGAAGACCTCATGAGGGATGTTTGTGACGGAGCTGCACTGCTCACTGTGGTCAACTACTACTGCCCAGATCTCATGAAGCTGGAGG ATATTTGCCTGAAGGAAGTCCCTTCCATCGCTGATAGCCTCTACAACATCCAGCTACTCAAAGAGTTTGCCAATGAGTATCTgaataaaagtttttatttgACGACGGAGGACATGCTCTACTCACCACTTGTGCTCAAG CACAATGTGATGGTGTTCATCGCTGAACTCTTCTGGTGGTTTGAGACCGTGAAGCCAGAGTTTGTCCAGCCCAGAGGTCTCCAAGAGTTCAAAGATG cTCGAGCCATTGCTCAGCCCAAGAGTGCCCGCCCATCAGTGCCTATCTCCAACGCCACCAAGCGCAGCTTCCTGGCCAGCCCTGGTGTGGCCGATAACCAGAGCAGCCCTGAAGTCTGTAACAGGTACTTCCTGCACCCCGAAGACTCTGACCCCCT taaagggggtccaaccttcAGTCCTTCCCACCCGCTCCTGCCCCTCCGAcagaggcaacaaaagcagcaaGGAGATGATGGTGCAG GTATCAGAAACCGCTCCAACTCCCTGACTCAGGTGGATGGACAACCCCGAGGCTCCGTCGTTGCATGGCCTGATAAAAGGCAGAG ACCGCTGTCCACGCTGAGCCCCTACATGTTTCATTCAGCCACAGACAGTGATGCAGACATTGCTTCTGGCGACAGTGTGAGTCTGGCTCGCTCCATAAGTAAAGACAGCCTGGCGTCCAACGTCACCAACGTTACACCCAAACACCAGACTGCTGTCCACCAGCCTTCACAGGCTGCAATGCGCAGAGTCAACGGCCACAGCCTCCTGGGCAATGTTAACATTGAGGATGAGGAAGAAACTCTGGCAGCAGTTGCAAGGACTGATGGTTCTGTCATCCCCAAACGGGTTGATGGGACACAAGCAACTGCCACAGTGGCACCCAAACCTTCCACTGAGTCCAAACCTGCACCAGATAGCTTTTACCTAGAACCACTGATGCCTGCCGTTATCAAAACGGCTAAAGAGAAGTCTGTATGCCTAAACAAGGAAGAGGAGAGTGGTGAAGGGCCCCACTCTTCAGGAAGGGGCTCTCTACGTCGAGGAGATGGATCTACATCAGCCGTTCGAAGGAAAGCTCCCTGTGGCCTGAACCAAACCTTTACTCCTCCGGGTGAGGGGGCAGACATGTCAGCTGAGCCTCCACAGGCTCAGGCAGGGCTCAGGCCCGTTGTTACCAGCAGTGTGGACCCCTCGTCCAGAGAGCCAGCTGGGGGTTTCTACCTACATTCAGATTCTGAAGAACCAAAGTCTGGCCCAGGTCAGGACGCTGAGCTTGAAGACCtggatgaggaagaagaggatcTGGATGAAGCCGTCACCACTAAAGACCCAAGCTGGCCCAGGAAAGCCTTTAATGAGGacgatgaagaagaagaatcagCCAAACTCCAAGAGGACATGAATGTGAAAGAGCATGAGGACAAAGACATGAATGGTGGCAGTGGACGCTCCAGTCCCTGCCTTAGCGGTCACTCCCAGGCCAGCAGTATGGCCAGTGGCAGTGTGCGCATGACCTCCTTCGCTGAGCGCAAAGCTCAGCAGCAGCGCTTCGGCAGCAACCATGACTTACGCTCCAGTGCCTCCAGCTCCCAAAGGACCACTCCAGATGGATCAGAGAGCAGCGGGCCTCTGGCTTCTTCCTGGAGGCTGAAGAGAGACCAGAGCCCCTCCTCACCCTTGGGTGGTTGCGCTCGTGCAGGCGATGGCAGCGGTGGCTCTAATGTATTGGCCTCTGAAATCGTCCAGCTGCGCATGCAGTTGGAGGAGAAACGCCGCGCCATTGagcaccagaagaagaagatggaaGTACTGTCGGCGAGGCAGAGGCAGAAGCTGGGAAAGGCAGCTTTCCTGAACATCGTCAAGAAAGGTGGAGGCAAGAGTGACACATTGCCCAACCCACTTAAAGCTGACATCTCTAAAGATGAACTCGGTGGGGAGAAAGCACCATCAAGTAAAGATGATATGTGTGTTGATGCCCTGAGAGGGGACAAAGTGGTGGAAGGAACCACCCCGCCAGGTGCCTTAGAAGCAGACAAGAAAGGGAACAATGGGAGTTTCTATCTCGATGAAGAGTTGGACCTGAACGAGTGCAGCCGCTCCATTGATCTGTTGAACGAAGCTATTGGCAGCATCCAGCAACAGATGATGCAGCTTTCACTGCAGCAGGAGATGTTGATGAAACAGAATGTACAGTCCCCCCCTGGTGCCGCGCCACCTCCTGGTGTCACAAGTGACAAAAATGGTGACTCAAAGGGAGGGGGAAGTTTTCACTTTGTGGAGCATgtctctggcagcagcacggctCCCACCAGGAAACCCCCCAAGCTGAGCTCAGGCCGGAGCTCCAGGTCCAAGCCATCAGAGCTTAAGATAGCCAAGGAGCAGAGCCGGCAGGCCTCCAGGACCCTCACCCCCACCCATAGTGGATCAGAGACATTACCACACTCGAGGCAGTCAGCTGGGGGCAGGTCCCCCAGGACCGACCAGCCCGACAGCCCCAGAAACCCCACGGCAGCAGAGACAATCGACAGGCCGGGCGCTGGCCATGCTCGCAGCGCCAGCTACCGCTTACACGATGAGGCGAACATTCGCCTGCCGACCCGAGTGGACCTGAAGGCAGTGGCTGCCCAAGAAGTGTCCTTTGACGAGTGCCTGTCCAGCACCCAGAAAGAGTCTGAGCTCAACTCTTCAGACGGTTCAGGGAAAGAGAACATACCATCAGACGAGGTGCAGCGCAACAAATCGCACCTGATTGAGGTGGATCTGTCAGACCTGAAAGCCCCTGAGGAAGAGCAGTCTGCTGAGAACACAACGACAGAAGGAGGTGATGGAGAGCAGAAGTCAGTCATGGGGTTCTTCTTCAAG GATGAGCAGAAAGCAGAGGATGAGCTTGCAAAGAAGAGAGCCGCGTTCTTGCTGAAGCAGCAGAAGAAAGCTGAGGAGGCTCGACTCCGTAAACAACAATTAGAAGCAGAGTCAGAGCTGAAACGAGATGAAGCCAG GCGGAAGGCTGAGGAGGACCGCCTGCgtaaagaagaggagaagacaCGGCGGGAGCTGATAAAACAGGAGTACCTGCGGAGGAAGCAGCAGGAGATGTTCGAGGAACAAGGCCTCGTGAAGCCCAAAACCCCCAAATCCAAGCAGAAACACAGACCCAAGTCCGTCTTCAGAGAGGAATCCTCCAGCGATAATTTCTCCAAGTGCTCTTCCACAC CTGACAACCTGAGTAACGCTCAATCAGGCTCCAGTCTGTCCCTGGCCTCTGCTGCGACCAACGAGGCCGACAGCGTCAACTCTGGAGGGGCTGGCTCCCAGCG CTGTGACTCTGTGGAGTCGTTTCCAGGCAGCCGTAACAACAGTCGAACTGCAGAGAGAGACTGGGACAACGGCTCCACTGCATCTTCCATCACGTCCATGGCTGAATATACTG GTCCCAAACTCTTTAAGGAGCCCAGTGCCAAGTCAAATAAGCCAATCATCCACAATGCAATCTCCCACTGCTGCCTGGCTGGCAAAGTCAATGAGCCTCAGAAGAACCAGATCCTAGAG GAGTTGGAGAAGTGTGAGTCCAACCACCTGATGATCCTGTTTCGGGACGGTGGCTGCCAGTTCCGGGCGCTCTACTCGTACTTCCCCGACACCGAAGAGATCCAGAAGCTGACAGGAACAGGACCCAAGAGCATCAGCAAGAAGATGATCGACAAGCTGTACAAGTACAGCTCAGACCGAAAGCAGTTCACCGTCATCCCCGCCAAGACTGTGTCAGTCAGCGTGGACGCCCTGACCATCCACAACCACCTGTGGCAGGCCAAGAGAGGTGCTGTGCCAAAGAAAAGCGGGAAATAG